One window of the Zea mays cultivar B73 chromosome 3, Zm-B73-REFERENCE-NAM-5.0, whole genome shotgun sequence genome contains the following:
- the LOC542610 gene encoding 60S ribosomal protein L26-1 → MKRNPRVTSSRRKCRKAHFTAPSSVRRVLMSAGLSTELRHKYNVRSIPIRKDDEVQVVRGTYKGREGKVVQVYRRRWVIHVERITREKVNGSTVNVGIHPSKVIVTKLKLDKDRKALLDRKARGRAADKAKGKFTADDVAAAAAGGAATGASLQEID, encoded by the coding sequence ATGAAGCGCAATCCCCGCGTCACGAGCTCTCGCCGGAAGTGCCGCAAGGCGCACTTCACGGCCCCGTCCTCCGTCCGCCGCGTTCTCATGTCCGCCGGGCTGTCGACGGAGCTCCGCCACAAGTACAACGTGCGCTCCATCCCGATCCGCAAGGACGACGAGGTGCAGGTCGTGCGCGGCACCTACAAGGGCCGTGAGGGGAAGGTGGTGCAGGTGTACCGCCGCCGCTGGGTCATCCACGTCGAGCGGATCACCCGCGAGAAGGTGAACGGCTCCACCGTGAACGTGGGCATCCACCCCTCCAAAGTGATCGTCACCAAGCTGAAGCTCGACAAGGACCGTAAGGCTCTCCTCGACCGCAAGgcccggggccgcgccgccgacaAGGCTAAGGGCAAGTTTACTGCCGACGACGTCGCTGCAGCCGCCGCTGGTGGCGCCGCCACCGGCGCCTCTCTCCAGGAGATCGACTAG